Below is a window of Phocoena sinus isolate mPhoSin1 chromosome 2, mPhoSin1.pri, whole genome shotgun sequence DNA.
TGGGAAGAAGGGAACTTGAAGcaagatgttaaataaaaggtACAACTTTAGTGAACAACAGGAAGAAtggggagaaagagaaccaaaggGTGAACCAGAGCTGCCCAGGGCCCTGGTGCCCAGGAAAAGCCAAGCCAAGGACAGAGCCCAGCACCATCGGCACTAAATGTGCATCAAGGAGGCCTtgcctggtttctttcttttccttctcccactcCCCTCACACACAGGGTGCCGAGGGCACCAGGTGTGTGTCtggaggaggcagagggggtgggagggaaagacaGGTCTGTCTGGTTCCTCGGGGATTGTGTCaccccctcctctttcttctctagcTTCCAGATCAGAGAAGCCCCTCCTCAGCCTGAGGCAGGGCCAGGCACAcagcttccttttcttctcctctatCCCTTAGGGCTACTCTGCTGACTCAAGTCAGTTTTCCACACCCACCCACTTCCTCTCAACAATCAGCTTGGAGCGTGGAGAAGGGAGGATACTTCTAGTCCACACAGAACTCGCCCAGGAGCCATGGTGGGCATAGGAGCTCTAAGGGCCACCTTGTGCTGGAAAGAGAACTCTGGCTTGGAGGGGTCCCCAGGCCTCTCACTTTAAGTACTGCAGGATGCAAGGGATCATGTCCGCAAGCTGGTCCAGAGATGGGTACTGATATCTGGGGAAGACAGGAATGTTGAGGAAAATAGCAACCTGCCCTTACGGCCCCCACCTCAAGTATCCTACTCTTCCTCTCCCAGAATTGCCACTcgccctcccttccttcttccccggTCCAATCTTCTCCATGCCTGCCATGTGCCTCACAGTCTGATGAGGAGGGAAGGAGCTAATTCTCACCCCAAAGGGAACACGGGAGCCCCCTCTTCCATTCCAGGGGCATCCACGTGAACCCGCACGAAGTTCTGAATGATTTCCTGCATATCCGCAAATTGAAACAGCGGCTGGAAGCAGGATTTATCTAAAGAGAATCCCCATCGCCCCAACAGTAGAATTAGACAGGGAAAATGTCCCCAAGTCAGAACCCACCCTCTTTCTTTCATGCCACAGTCAGGCTAGGAGAGAACTTTTCCTTGACGTGCCACATGGCTCCCTTCCCATACTGACCCTTCCCCTCACACTGACCAGGGTTTTACCCTTCCCCGCAGCCTCTTCCCAGAAAGCAATGGGAGGGGAAGTGAAGGTCCTTACAGTTGAGTCCCACATCGTGGTAGGTGAGTATCGCTGGGCGTTTGGGTTTGGGGGTGCCATAGACAGTAAAAGTGATGGAGCCATAAGGTGTCTCCACAGAGTGAGTCTGCAGGAAAATAGGTCACACCATCAGGTAGGAGTTAGGCTAAGAGGAAAAGAGGCAGGGGAGGAACCTCCACAAAAGTCAGGGAGTTGAGCGGAGGGGGGAAAAGAGAGGAGACGGGaaccaaaaaatagaaacaggatCGGCAAGAATTCAGTTTAGGTAAAAATGACACTGGAAGATGATTTTGAGggtgaaaaagaataatgaaagatCGCAGAGCAACAGGGAACTCtgagaagggaggagaaggaacGAAAGGGAGAGATGGGGACAGGAAAGGACTGGAATagaaggagaggaagcagagaggtgAGAAAGCCAGGTAGCGGCCCTTTCCTTCCTGGGGAGAGgacagcccctcctcccacctgcgGCTGCCCCAAGCTGTTACctgtccctggtccaggaggattcgGTCAGCTAACTCAGCCTCCTGGAGAAAGACACACACGGACAgatacacacagaaacacacagccaCGCAGAGTCAGATGGAGAGACAGATACAGATAAAGAAAGGTAGGTAAAGAGAACAACAGAGACCAAAGACAGAAAGAGATTGACAAAAAGAGACACGGAGAGGATGAAGGTTAGCGTAGTTACAGGACAGAAGCCTGGACTCTCAATTGTGGTGTATGGGGAGAGAAACGCGGGTAGACGTGGAGAAAGCAGGGGTGTGGTTAGACGGAGATCATGAATTTGGGAAGGTAAGGAGTGAGGGGGACGCCTGAAGGTCTGGAATTCGGGCCTGGGAGTCAGAGGGTCTCTGATAACCTTGGCCACCTCAGGTGTCTGCCCCGGCAAcagtggcttctcctctgtgatCTGCACCTCCTGCAGCTCCGCCATGGTGGCCTGGCAGGGTGAGGAAACACGGAGACTGGGGAGGCTGGCTCCATACCCCCGCACCTCCTTGAACAGCTGGCTTCCTCTCTCAGCCCTGGACAATAGGGCGCAGAGGGCCCCAGGAGTTGAGGACTACTCCGGGACACAGAGAGAGCCTTTCCTGCCCCCAACTCCAGATCCAggcagctggggaggagggcTTGTGCAGGAGGGCTCAGGACACCACTTCCTTTTAGCCTGGCCATCCCCAACACCCCTCAACACCCACACCTCCGGACCCCTCTCCCCTGTCCTGGATGGAAATACCAGAGTGGGGCAGCAGTGCAGCTCGGGTGTCCCAGGCTATATTTAGGGGCCACCCCACACTCCTAGTTAGGTAGGGGGTGAAACTCGTGGCTCAGTGACTGGGTACTCTAAAGATACTAAGGATGGGTAATAAGAGTTCACCATGGACTGTGACCTTCAACTAAAGCCCCAAAGTCAGCAGCGCAAAGGGAAAGGGGCTAAAAATGACCTGAGTAACATGAccaagagggggagggggaaacaagaaaagaaggaCAAGGGACATCTGTGTCCAACTGACTCAGTGCCTCCCTTCCTCTCAAGACTCTTCTTCCTGACTGTGAATAAATTAGCATATATTCAATCTTTGGGACCAGGGTGAGGAGCAGAGCACCTGTGCAGACCAGCACAGTAAAGGGCCagcagcctgggggtggggtcaCTTACTGGGCTCCTATTGGCTGTATGCAGTGGGGTTAAGGGTCAGGGTTCTCACTCCTCCTGGCTCTGGGGTCTGAGAAAACAAGGCAATGAGGTGAATGACATGGGAGACAGACCCTGGGTCTTTTAGGGACAGAAAGCCTAAGCGAAGACCTGGACTACCTGGGTCACCAACCCTTGCCAGGTCACTAACCCTCCCCAATTTGTACCCCCAAGTCCAGTGAACAAGTCTTCCCTAGGCTTCAGCTAGAATCAGTACAGGCTGGAGGGGTCTTCGGGGCAACACAGAGAGCAGGTATCAGTCCAGGCGGGGAGCgggggggctgggagaggagagaaggaagtgcTGATGTGGAGGAAAGAGCATGGCTTGTGTCAGAACCTCTGGATTCTAGTCCGAGGTTCTGCTGCTACCAGTGTGACCTTGGCTCAGCCTGTCACTACTCTTGCCCTCAATTTCTCATTTGCAAACTACAAGTGGGGACTAGGGGATCCCCAAGATTTTTGACAGCTCTCGAGTGAGATGGGGTAGCAGAGCACGGCTGTTTCTctccactatttaaaaaaaaaatttttttaagcctcGTGCCTTCGCTTCTCTCCTCCACCCAGTCTCGGTGTGGGTCCGCGAGTGGAGAAGGGGTGAGGCAGCGGGGAGTGAGGGGCGGTCCTACAATCTCTTCCCAGCCTGCCCCGACGACCTGCAAAGACCGAGCGCCGGCTGGGAAGGGATGAGTAGGACAGAAGGGACTGACTGGGCCCAGCCCCCGGGACCTGTCCCTACGAGTCCCTCCGCTGCGCGTCCGCGTGGGGACTGACACGCTCGCGCGGCTGGCGCGGAGCGCCCTGGGCCCCGGACACAACCTTGCGCACGCCCCAAACACGCCCTGCAGCCCGCGGAGCCTCCGCCTTTGTGCGCGGCGGCCCAGCGGCCCTCCCGGCGGGCCCCTTCCCGCGAGCCGTCATCTCCGAGGGATCAGGATCAAACCGCACCCCGCCCGCCACCGGCCCCTTCGGCGCCAGCCAGGCCCTGCGGCCCCTCGCCCGCCCTTCCCCCTACCTGCTGCCGCCGCGGCCACTTCCACCTTCACTTGCCTTTGACTCCCCGGCCCGCCCCGGCTCGGGCTCCCCACAGACCCGCCCCCGACCCGCCCTCGCCCGCCCACGGGCCGCCGGATCCCAGCAGATCCGCCCCAGACCCCTTGTAAACACgccccccttccccccgccccaggcTGCCTGCCGCTCTGGGAGGGCCTGTGCTGGGGGCCCGAAGGGAGCTCTAAGGAAAGCAAACTGCTGGGTACGTCCAGGCTCCGGTCCCGGCTACCCGCAACGGGGCGGCTGTGGGGTACGCAGGGATCCCTTAATCCCGCGGGGGATCCCCACGCCCGCCCGCAGCACTGCGCCCGCCCGTGACCTGGCTCTGCCTGTCGCACTCAGGCTCCTTACTTCGCCCCCAGACTCCGAGGTGGGGACGGGTAAAAGGGAGGCGAATCCAGGGCGCTGGCATCCCACGAATTTGACTCCACCCGCCCGGAAACAGAGTACTAGGTTAAGGGAGGATCGCTGCTGAGGAGGCGGGGGTCTCGCCCGCTGGGAGGGGAAGGTGTGCCTGCGCGGATTGGGCggtgggggctggaggtgggagcgTCGAGAGCGCAGGAGTTCCAGCTCGGGGGCTCCCAGGGTCCTTGGTACCTCCTCTCTCTCCGCAGTGTCCTGACGCCTTCTCTCCGGCGGCTCCCTGAGGAGTTGGAAAAcaaggcggggagggggggacGGGGAGTGCGGGGGGCTGCTATAAATAGAGAGAGATCGCGGGagcggggggggggaggagggagaggatggcCAACGGGGACTCCCGGGTCAAGGCCCCAAGGGGGGGCGGAGGAGGGGCCAGGGACCCCCAGGGGTTCTGACTCTTGGGTAAACAGGCGCAGGGGTGGAGTTAACTCTGTGGAGGTGGAGTGGGGGCTTGGGGAGGACGCAGTGTCCTGGGCTGGGACCCAAGAGACCCTGTGGCTTCCGAGCTAACCCCTTCTAGTCTGGCCCAGAGAAGGAGGCCAGCTCGGCCCGGCGGAATCGCATTGCCCAGGCGCTGGTTTCTCAGGCACTGCTGCGTCTCTCAGGGCCTGGGTGGGTTTGACATCCTGGACCCCTCACtcgccctgccctccccccactttaATGCACCCTCCCTGTGCCCCTAAGAGGAAATCCACCCAGAAGGGGATCGTTATGTGGCTAAAGGGATTCAAAGTTGTCTTAGACAAAAGGACACCAGTCTGAATTTCTCCCCACCTGCACCCTTTccaggccccctcccccacctgagGTCCCCACCCTATCCTCCTTCAGCCTGGCTCCCAAGTTGCCATTTCGGGGGCTGGGCGCCAGGCCAGTTGGGAACAATGGCCAATGGAACTGGAGCTGCCAACTGCAACACCAGCTCAGACTGCCCCCACCAAGACCCCCAAATTGCCTGCCCCCTCCTGCCTGGGAACTgcctaccaccaccaccctcaccactCACGACCCAATCCCATCCAAGGAACATCAATGCCCCTTTCATCCCCACTTGGCAGGGTCTATTGGAAAGGAGGGCCCAAAAGGGAGGAGGTGACCCAGAGTAGAACCGGTCAGGATCAAGCCCAGATTTCAGCAGCCCCACATCTAAAGGATCTCCCCTAGATCCCCCAATTTGGAGCACCCAAGTTTTCCTCCATTCCTTTCCCTTACTCCCTTCATAACTATTTACCCAGAAACTGGCACAGAAGCTGGATACCCTGGCTCCTCTCCtagtcccctctcccctctggatGTCATATTAACACTCTCCCGGACAAGGAAAAGCCTGCTGGAATTGGGACTGTAGATAAAGATGCATAAGACAGAAGAGAGATTTCTCCAGCCCGACTGCAACTGGGGGAGAAAGAGAGCCTAGGGTGAGAGCTTCTGCCGGCAGCCTCCTCTGATGTGTCTAAAGTAGTGTTActtggagtgggggagggaaggacctGGAGGTTCCAGCATCTAAATTCGTCTCTGGGTCAGGATGACTCAGGGGGAACCTGATAAGGGGCCAATGCAGGGGCGTAGGGCAGGCAGGAGTTGGGAAATTTCCACTGGGATCTGTTTGCTTCCTAGGCTTGGGGTCTCAGCCTGCCACAGGCAGTAATGAGGCTGCTTCTGATCTAAGATGGGGTTCCTCCTTGTCAGGGCAGGTCTCAGCCTTGCCCAGTGTCAGTGGCCCAACAAGAATACTTCTGTCTCTAATTTCCTTCTCTTGGGCCAGAAGCAGCTTCAAACTGTACCTTCCAGTAAGCCACAGTTTTAAGTACCTGCTCCATACAAGCCACTGTATAGATGGAATTCAAAGAAGTGTGATGTCTAGTCATACCCTCTCTAGAGCATAGGATCCAGTAGCTGAGTGAAGttataaagatagaaaaaattaagaagtgatgtaaatataaattaattgttTAGACAATAAGTCCTATAGCAATAGTTTCCCACCCTTTTCAAGTGGGAGATCAGAGATTTCCATTTCCAAATGAAGGTTTTAGAATCCCCTGATGGGGACAAACCGTGAATTCAGCAATACTTTCAAATAAATTTGTTCAGTCTTCTGATAACCGCAACATCTATGCATCTATGCACCTACATGTGCAAAGCTTATTATTTACCCAACAACCAGTCTTCTGTGTACATACAGATTGCAGAGGTCCTTGCAATAACTCAGAAACCCTTGCCCCAGGAGGCTGCAGCCCACAGGCTAGGAACCATTATCTTAGTATAattcagaggaggaaaagggttggttttcttttaaagcaaCCAGTGCTCAAGCTGTTTCATTTTGggctttttaaatgaatttattttttacttatttacttttggctgcattgggtctttgttgctgcgcacgggctttctctagttgtggcgagtgggggctgctctttgttgcggtgcacgggtttctcattgtggtggcttctcttgttgcggagcacgggctctaggcgcgtgggcttcagtagttgtggctcgtgagctcagtagttgtggctcacgggcaccAGAGAGCagtctcggtagttgtggcgcaagggcttagctgctctgtggcatgtgggattttcccagaccagggctcgaacctgtgtcccctgcaatggcaagtggattcttaaccactgtgccaccagggaagtcccaggaaaagGGTTTTGTTCCTAGGGTAAACCCTATGAAGAGTACAACAATGGAGTACTTGAGTGGTAAGGAGGGGCATTCTATCCAGGCAGAGAGAGATCATGAAGGAAAGTTTTGGGACAGAAATACACAAGTTACTAGGATAAATTGAATAGTAGCTACTATGTGCAAGGTAATTCCCATATATTATCCCCTAATACTATATAAAGTAAGTACTATTGTCCTCactatacagatgaagaaattaaagctcagagatgtttagtgacttgcccaaggccactcaGCTAGTAGATGACTTATCTAAGACTGAAATCCCCAGATTCATTCCACTCCAAGGTTATTCTCTCTCCACTAGGCTTCAGATAGCTTCCGAAGCACATAATGATTAGGCCATTATGGCCCCAGATGAAGAGTAATGTTGATGAAAGGTGGGTGATGTTTGGTAAGGTAGAGTGGAGCCAAGTGTGAAGGTCCTTGAATGACAGGCAAAAAGGTTTGGCATTTCAGAAAGGTTTGAAGATCCATAGAGTGTTCTTGAGTAGGAGCAATGGATAAATAATTGTTCTGTGAAAATTAATCTGATGGGGGGGGTTTAAAAGAGATGGATTATGGGGTGGATAGGGGTGAAGCATTTGACTTAGGAAAGAGGTCATTTAGAAGTCAGGATAATCAACTAGATATGAGATGACAGGGACTTGAATAAAGTGTGGGAGGAATAGCAATGGAAAGAAAGGAGTGGATTTGTAAGACAAGGGAAATTATAGGAATCAGTGACTGATTagatgggaaggagaggaaagtcGCCAACCTAGTTCCTCTCTTTTAGGGGCCCTGAAGTTCATTCATCTGTATGGTTTCCAGCCAGAGAAAAGGCCAAAGAGAAACCCCTTCTGAAAGAAGAAACAACACATTtagaaaaaactgaataaaattatagcattactttaaaagaaaagtggggggtggaattccctggcagtccagtggttactcAGTGCCTTCACTGCCggggccaggttcaatccctggtcagggaactaagttcccacaagccatgcgacgcagctcaaaacaaacaaacaaaaaaggaacatcCTTGACCTGCACAGAAAATTATCTAGAGTCTGAGGCTCAACCTCACCCTGACCCACCCAGATGTGTGACCCTCCAAGGCCCGTGCTCTTTCCACGTGGGGCCCAACTTTGGAAGCCATTTAAGCTCCTATTACACCTGGTCTGCCAAAGCCAGCGGGATTCTCCATGTTGGTCACGAACCTGGGCCTGGAGACTAGAAAAAAGGACAATGTTGGACTGATGTCAACCTGTTTCCATTAACTCCTTCCCTGAGCTCTCCTCAGCTTTTGTTGAGGGACAGAGCATAAGGCAATTTGATCAAGACCCAGAGGACTGGGTCAAGCGGGGCTGAAACCATGAGGGAAGCTTGATCACCTGCAGAGATCAGGAGGTTGGCAACATGCTCAATGCAGCATGCAAGGTAGGGACCTAGGAACCCCACCCCCAAAGATTAGGACTGTAGCAAGGGCTGAAAATTATGTCACAGAAACACTGCTGAGGTCATAGAgacttccctcttctccccagtCTTCCCACTGCCACACAGTCACCCCAGCCAGCCGGCTCCCACAGATCTGCACACACTTACTTACAAAGGCTGGGAAGGGTCACACACCATCTGGGTACTCTCAGGTACACAGAAGTGATGGGgcagtgggtggtggtggtgattatTCAGTATGTAGGATCCACACTAGTATCCCTTGTACTGGGAGCAGTAGGTCAGATGGGAAtcagagggaaggggggagggagggagagggaaaagggggtTTGTTCCTGTTGCTGattctgattttacttttttgtttttataggatttactcttttttttttcttaattaattaattaatttagggctgtgttgggtcttcgtttccgtgcgagggttttctctagttggggcgagcgggggccactctccaccgcggtgcgcgggcctctcactatcgcggcctctcctgttgcggagcacaggctccagacgcgcaggctcagtagttgtggctcacgggcctagttgctccgcggcatgtgggatcctcccagaccagggctcgaacccgtgtcccctgcattagcaggcagattctcaaccactgcgccaccagggaagcccctgattttacTTTAACCTTCATCATTATTACTCCTGagtcctcccttccccttctccctcacccccGAGTCTCCCCCCATACTGTCCTCCCGCACCTCCAGTTGACCATGGCATCAGAAGCAGAAAGAACATTCCAGCGGTTTGCTGTCTTTGGAGGATCGTCAAGCAGTGGCACTGAAATGAACAACAAGAACTTCTCCAAGCTGTGCAAAGACTGTGGCATCATGGATGACAAGAAGGTCACCTCCACTGACGTGGACATCGTGTTCAGCAAAGTCAAGTAAGGGACCAGAGACGGGAGCGGGGGGTGGTGAGTAGAACTAACGAGGTGGTGGGATGCGGGAGGGCTTCTGGCACTGTGCTAGCCCCTGTCGTCAAGGCACTCAGTGTGTAGAGGCCCTGTCTGAGTAAGGGGAGGGTTGGACCTTGGAAGGTGATGAGTTCATGTTCCTGAGTTCCTGGATTTCTGTCTGACTGATCAGGGCCAAGAATGCCCGAACCATCACTTTCCAGCAGTTCCAGGAAGCAATGAAAGAACTGGGCCAGAAGAAGTTCAAGGGGAAAAGCCCGGATGAAGCCCTGGAGAACATTTATAGACTCATGGAGGGCAAGGACCCAGCTACCACCGGTGTTACTGTGAGTGAGTCTTCATTCCTGACCCCTGACCCTACTTCCCTGAGTCCCTGCTGCTCCTTTGTCCCTTCCTCCATGCCGATGTCCCTAACCCCTGCCAATAGCAGCACTGCAGGGAGATAGGGCAGAAGGCCTCTGGGCACTGTTGGTATTGAAACAGACTTTAGAGA
It encodes the following:
- the TPPP2 gene encoding tubulin polymerization-promoting protein family member 2 isoform X1; amino-acid sequence: MLNAACKLTMASEAERTFQRFAVFGGSSSSGTEMNNKNFSKLCKDCGIMDDKKVTSTDVDIVFSKVKAKNARTITFQQFQEAMKELGQKKFKGKSPDEALENIYRLMEGKDPATTGVTKAMTVGGVSHLTDTSKYTGTHKERFDQSGKGKGIAGREDMTDNSGYVSGYKGAGTYDKKGSN
- the TPPP2 gene encoding tubulin polymerization-promoting protein family member 2 isoform X2, with product MASEAERTFQRFAVFGGSSSSGTEMNNKNFSKLCKDCGIMDDKKVTSTDVDIVFSKVKAKNARTITFQQFQEAMKELGQKKFKGKSPDEALENIYRLMEGKDPATTGVTKAMTVGGVSHLTDTSKYTGTHKERFDQSGKGKGIAGREDMTDNSGYVSGYKGAGTYDKKGSN